One part of the Arabidopsis thaliana chromosome 1 sequence genome encodes these proteins:
- the BLT gene encoding branchless trichome yields MKDMKMQSSPETMMTRIPTPDPHSTGVREDAMDSVCKPWKLYENPYYCSSQSQQHQHQRKAFIWDLNFIKVFMESELGKAQDEIKELKAELDYERKARRRAELMIKKLAKDVEEERMAREAEEMQNKRLFKELSSEKSEMVRMKRDLEEERQMHRLAEVLREERVQMKLMDARLFLEEKLSELEEANRQGERERNRMMKPKILERACSSPARRRCENPQIKRGINPFPRVMRAIRSKSEKWGSKLECQKVQLKILLRQKTTPRCTPLLSSPPP; encoded by the coding sequence ATGAAGGATATGAAGATGCAGAGCAGCCCTGAAACGATGATGACCAGAATCCCCACTCCAGATCCTCACAGTACCGGTGTACGAGAAGATGCAATGGACTCAGTCTGCAAACCCTGGAAGCTTTATGAAAATCCATACTACTGCTCTTCTCAGTCTCAACAGCATCAACACCAACGCAAGGCATTTATTTGGGATCTGAATTTCATAAAGGTGTTCATGGAATCTGAACTAGGAAAAGCTCAAGACGAGATCAAGGAATTGAAGGCAGAACTGGACTATGAGAGAAAAGCTCGAAGACGGGCAGAGCTGATGATCAAGAAGCTGGCTAAAGatgtggaggaggagagaatGGCTAGAGAAGCGGAGGAGATGCAAAACAAGCGGCTCTTCAAAGAGTTATCGTCTGAGAAGTCAGAGATGGTTCGGATGAAACgagatcttgaagaagagagacagaTGCACAGGTTGGCAGAGGttttgagagaagagagagttcAGATGAAGCTGATGGATGCAAGGCTTTTCTTGGAGGAGAAGCTATCTGAATTAGAGGAAGCTAATAGACAAGGAGAGAGGGAGAGGAATAGGATGATGAAACCTAAGATATTGGAGAGAGCGTGTAGCTCACCGGCTAGGAGGAGGTGCGAGAATCCGCAAATAAAGAGAGGAATCAATCCGTTCCCAAGAGTGATGAGAGCAATAAGATCAAAGAGTGAGAAATGGGGTTCAAAGCTGGAGTGCCAAAAGGTTCAGCTCAAAATTCTGCTCAGACAAAAGACCACCCCAAGATGTACTCCTCTTCTctcctctcctcctccttgA
- a CDS encoding GroES-like zinc-binding alcohol dehydrogenase family protein, with amino-acid sequence MMNYRIVESVGEGVEEMMAGDHVLPIFTGECGDCRVCKRDGANLCERFRVDPMKKVMVTDGKTRFFTSKDNKPIYHFLNTSTFSEYTVIDSACVLKVDPLFPLEKISLLSCGVSTGVGAAWNVADIQPASTVAIFGLGAVGLAVAEGARARGASKIIGIDINPDKFQLGREAGISEFINPKESDKAVHERVMEITEGGVEYSFECAGSIEALREAFLSTNSGVGVTVMLGVHASPQLLPIHPMELFQGRSITASVFGGFKPKTQLPFFITQCLQGLLNLDLFISHQLPFHDINEAMQLLHQGKALRCLLHL; translated from the exons ATGATGAATTACAGGATAGTGGAGAGCGTAGGGGAAGGTGTGGAAGAGATGATGGCAGGAGATCATGTGCTCCCTATTTTCACAGGAGAGTGTGGAGACTGCAGAGTGTGCAAGCGAGACGGAGCCAATCTGTGCGAGAGATTCCGAGTGGATCCGATGAAGAAGGTGATGGTAACCGATGGAAAGACCAGATTCTTCACCAGCAAAGACAACAAACCAATCTACCATTTTCTCAACACATCCACCTTCTCCGAGTACACGGTCATAGACTCGGCCTGCGTGCTCAAGGTGGACCCTCTGTTTCCTCTGGAGAAGATAAGCCTCCTCAGCTGCGGTGTCTCCACTG GAGTCGGTGCGGCGTGGAATGTGGCTGATATTCAACCTGCCTCCACCGTCGCTATTTTTGGACTTGGCGCTGTTGGACTTGCC GTGGCTGAAGGTGCAAGAGCCAGAGGAGCCTCTAAAATCATTGGGATCGACATCAACCCTGACAAGTTCCAACTAG GCAGAGAAGCAGGGATTAGTGAATTCATAAATCCAAAGGAGAGTGACAAGGCAGTTCATGAGAGAGTAATGGAGATAACAGAGGGAGGAGTGGAGTACAGCTTCGAGTGTGCAGGAAGTATAGAAGCACTTAGAGAAGCCTTTCTGTCTACAAACTCAGGAGTGGGAGTGACTGTCATGCTGGGCGTTCACGCAAGCCCACAGCTTCTCCCTATCCATCCCATGGAGCTCTTCCAAGGCAGATCCATCACCGCCTCTGTTTTCGGAGGCttcaaacccaaaacccaaTTACCCTTTTTCATCACCCAGTGCCTCCAAGGTCTTCTCAATCTCGATCTCTTCATCTCTCACCAGCTTCCCTTCCACGATATCAACGAAGCCATGCAGCTGCTTCACCAAGGCAAAGCTCTTCGTTGCCTTCTCCACCTCTAA
- a CDS encoding DUF4228 domain protein (unknown protein; FUNCTIONS IN: molecular_function unknown; INVOLVED IN: N-terminal protein myristoylation; LOCATED IN: cellular_component unknown; EXPRESSED IN: 17 plant structures; EXPRESSED DURING: 11 growth stages; BEST Arabidopsis thaliana protein match is: unknown protein (TAIR:AT3G61920.1); Has 48 Blast hits to 47 proteins in 7 species: Archae - 0; Bacteria - 0; Metazoa - 0; Fungi - 0; Plants - 48; Viruses - 0; Other Eukaryotes - 0 (source: NCBI BLink).): MGNCLFGGLGDEEEDLLIKVIKSDGGVLEFYSPVTAGFVSHGFSGHALFSAVDLLWKPLAHDHLLVPGQSYYLFPNIVSDELKTFVGSCHVRSNSESLSAITPYRMSLDYNHRVLKRSYTDVFSRNSHIRTRQKEKKTRRRRTSSKGAIWKVNLIINTEELLQILSEDGRTNELIESVRAVAKGETSSITSSSSENFLSVVQT; this comes from the coding sequence ATGGGAAACTGTTTATTCGGAGGGTTAGGCGACGAAGAGGAAGACTTATTGATCAAAGTCATAAAATCCGACGGTGGAGTTCTTGAGTTCTACTCCCCCGTTACCGCGGGCTTTGTCTCCCACGGATTCTCAGGCCATGCTCTTTTCTCGGCTGTTGATCTCCTCTGGAAACCCCTGGCTCACGACCACCTCCTCGTGCCCGGTCAGTCCTACTATCTCTTTCCCAATATTGTCTCCGACGAGTTGAAGACTTTTGTGGGAAGCTGCCACGTGAGATCCAACAGCGAGTCCTTGTCTGCGATAACTCCGTACAGAATGTCTCTGGATTACAACCACAGGGTGTTGAAGCGATCATACACGGACGTTTTTTCAAGAAACAGCCACATAAGGACCCgacaaaaggagaagaaaacgaGGAGGAGACGTACGAGCAGCAAAGGTGCAATATGGAAAGTGAATCTGATCATAAACACTGAAGAGCTGTTACAGATTCTGTCTGAAGATGGAAGAACAAATGAGCTAATAGAGAGTGTGAGAGCCGTAGCCAAGGGTGAAACATCGAGCATCACAAGTAGTTCGTCCGAGAATTTCTTGTCGGTGGTACAGACCTAG
- the BLT gene encoding branchless trichome, producing the protein MGQLIDTPKCTNTQNERWFIESTEKLSAFQRYTAQQTIVMKLQQRRPTKKMKDMKMQSSPETMMTRIPTPDPHSTGVREDAMDSVCKPWKLYENPYYCSSQSQQHQHQRKAFIWDLNFIKVFMESELGKAQDEIKELKAELDYERKARRRAELMIKKLAKDVEEERMAREAEEMQNKRLFKELSSEKSEMVRMKRDLEEERQMHRLAEVLREERVQMKLMDARLFLEEKLSELEEANRQGERERNRMMKPKILERACSSPARRRCENPQIKRGINPFPRVMRAIRSKSEKWGSKLECQKVQLKILLRQKTTPRCTPLLSSPPP; encoded by the exons ATGGGCCAATTAATTGACACCCCCAAGTGTACGAACACACAAAATGAGAGGTGGTTCATTGAAAGCACAGAGAAGTTGTCGGCTTTTCAAAGATACACTGCCCAACAAACAATCGTCATGAAACTACAACAAAG AAGGCCAACCAAAAAGATGAAGGATATGAAGATGCAGAGCAGCCCTGAAACGATGATGACCAGAATCCCCACTCCAGATCCTCACAGTACCGGTGTACGAGAAGATGCAATGGACTCAGTCTGCAAACCCTGGAAGCTTTATGAAAATCCATACTACTGCTCTTCTCAGTCTCAACAGCATCAACACCAACGCAAGGCATTTATTTGGGATCTGAATTTCATAAAGGTGTTCATGGAATCTGAACTAGGAAAAGCTCAAGACGAGATCAAGGAATTGAAGGCAGAACTGGACTATGAGAGAAAAGCTCGAAGACGGGCAGAGCTGATGATCAAGAAGCTGGCTAAAGatgtggaggaggagagaatGGCTAGAGAAGCGGAGGAGATGCAAAACAAGCGGCTCTTCAAAGAGTTATCGTCTGAGAAGTCAGAGATGGTTCGGATGAAACgagatcttgaagaagagagacagaTGCACAGGTTGGCAGAGGttttgagagaagagagagttcAGATGAAGCTGATGGATGCAAGGCTTTTCTTGGAGGAGAAGCTATCTGAATTAGAGGAAGCTAATAGACAAGGAGAGAGGGAGAGGAATAGGATGATGAAACCTAAGATATTGGAGAGAGCGTGTAGCTCACCGGCTAGGAGGAGGTGCGAGAATCCGCAAATAAAGAGAGGAATCAATCCGTTCCCAAGAGTGATGAGAGCAATAAGATCAAAGAGTGAGAAATGGGGTTCAAAGCTGGAGTGCCAAAAGGTTCAGCTCAAAATTCTGCTCAGACAAAAGACCACCCCAAGATGTACTCCTCTTCTctcctctcctcctccttgA
- a CDS encoding beta-carotene isomerase D27 → MAAIASLQAVNLTFRRRSTRCGIAEPSGEPAPMGLKTRYEDGLVERVFMGLFARKMDKFGSKKKKDTKEKGFWEYDYESFVEVSKRVMQGRSRVQQQEAVREVLLSMLPPGAPEQFRKLFPPTKWAAEFNAALTVPFFHWLVGPSQVIEVEVNGVKQRSGVRIKKCRYLENSGCVGMCVNMCKIPTQDFFTNEFGLPLTMNPSM, encoded by the exons ATGGCGGCTATTGCTAGTCTGCAAGCAGTTAATCTCACATTTAGGCGACGTAGCACTCGATGTGGAATTGCTGAGCCGAGCGGAGAGCCAGCTCCGATGGGGCTGAAGACTAGATACGAGGATGGGCTGGTGGAGAGAGTGTTCATGGGTCTCTTCGCGAGGAAGATGGACAAGTTCGggtcgaagaagaagaaggacacGAAGGAGAAGGGTTTTTGGGAGTACGATTACGAGAGCTTCGTGGAGGTGTCAAAGAGAGTGATGCAGGGACGGTCCAGAGTGCAGCAGCAAGAGGCCGTGAGGGAGGTTCTTCTCTCTATGCTGCCTCCTGGTGCTCCTGAACAGTTTAGGAAATTGTTCCCACCAACGAAATGGGCTGCAGAGTTCAATGCCGCTCTTACAGTGCCTTTCTTTCACTGGTTGGTTGGTCCATCTCAGGTCATAGAAGTGGAAGTGAATGGTGTGAAACAGAGAAGTGGAGTTCGTATCAAGAAATGCAG GTATCTGGAGAACAGTGGGTGTGTAGGAATGTGTGTGAATATGTGCAAGATTCCAACCCAAGATTTCTTCACCAATGAGTTTGGCCTCCCACTCACCATGAACCCAAGTATGTAA
- the BLT gene encoding branchless trichome, giving the protein MKLQQRRPTKKMKDMKMQSSPETMMTRIPTPDPHSTGVREDAMDSVCKPWKLYENPYYCSSQSQQHQHQRKAFIWDLNFIKVFMESELGKAQDEIKELKAELDYERKARRRAELMIKKLAKDVEEERMAREAEEMQNKRLFKELSSEKSEMVRMKRDLEEERQMHRLAEVLREERVQMKLMDARLFLEEKLSELEEANRQGERERNRMMKPKILERACSSPARRRCENPQIKRGINPFPRVMRAIRSKSEKWGSKLECQKVQLKILLRQKTTPRCTPLLSSPPP; this is encoded by the exons ATGAAACTACAACAAAG AAGGCCAACCAAAAAGATGAAGGATATGAAGATGCAGAGCAGCCCTGAAACGATGATGACCAGAATCCCCACTCCAGATCCTCACAGTACCGGTGTACGAGAAGATGCAATGGACTCAGTCTGCAAACCCTGGAAGCTTTATGAAAATCCATACTACTGCTCTTCTCAGTCTCAACAGCATCAACACCAACGCAAGGCATTTATTTGGGATCTGAATTTCATAAAGGTGTTCATGGAATCTGAACTAGGAAAAGCTCAAGACGAGATCAAGGAATTGAAGGCAGAACTGGACTATGAGAGAAAAGCTCGAAGACGGGCAGAGCTGATGATCAAGAAGCTGGCTAAAGatgtggaggaggagagaatGGCTAGAGAAGCGGAGGAGATGCAAAACAAGCGGCTCTTCAAAGAGTTATCGTCTGAGAAGTCAGAGATGGTTCGGATGAAACgagatcttgaagaagagagacagaTGCACAGGTTGGCAGAGGttttgagagaagagagagttcAGATGAAGCTGATGGATGCAAGGCTTTTCTTGGAGGAGAAGCTATCTGAATTAGAGGAAGCTAATAGACAAGGAGAGAGGGAGAGGAATAGGATGATGAAACCTAAGATATTGGAGAGAGCGTGTAGCTCACCGGCTAGGAGGAGGTGCGAGAATCCGCAAATAAAGAGAGGAATCAATCCGTTCCCAAGAGTGATGAGAGCAATAAGATCAAAGAGTGAGAAATGGGGTTCAAAGCTGGAGTGCCAAAAGGTTCAGCTCAAAATTCTGCTCAGACAAAAGACCACCCCAAGATGTACTCCTCTTCTctcctctcctcctccttgA
- a CDS encoding GroES-like zinc-binding alcohol dehydrogenase family protein (GroES-like zinc-binding dehydrogenase family protein; FUNCTIONS IN: oxidoreductase activity, zinc ion binding; INVOLVED IN: oxidation reduction; EXPRESSED IN: 17 plant structures; EXPRESSED DURING: 13 growth stages; CONTAINS InterPro DOMAIN/s: GroES-like (InterPro:IPR011032), Alcohol dehydrogenase GroES-like (InterPro:IPR013154), Alcohol dehydrogenase, zinc-containing, conserved site (InterPro:IPR002328), Alcohol dehydrogenase, C-terminal (InterPro:IPR013149), Alcohol dehydrogenase superfamily, zinc-containing (InterPro:IPR002085); BEST Arabidopsis thaliana protein match is: GroES-like zinc-binding dehydrogenase family protein (TAIR:AT1G32780.1); Has 31850 Blast hits to 31834 proteins in 3141 species: Archae - 706; Bacteria - 20375; Metazoa - 1244; Fungi - 2231; Plants - 4096; Viruses - 3; Other Eukaryotes - 3195 (source: NCBI BLink).): MEDVKVDPPQRLEVRIRILFTSICHTDLSAWKGENEAQRAYPRILGHEAAGIVESVGEGVEEMMAGDHVLPIFTGECGDCRVCKRDGANLCERFRVDPMKKVMVTDGKTRFFTSKDNKPIYHFLNTSTFSEYTVIDSACVLKVDPLFPLEKISLLSCGVSTGVGAAWNVADIQPASTVAIFGLGAVGLAVAEGARARGASKIIGIDINPDKFQLGREAGISEFINPKESDKAVHERVMEITEGGVEYSFECAGSIEALREAFLSTNSGVGVTVMLGVHASPQLLPIHPMELFQGRSITASVFGGFKPKTQLPFFITQCLQGLLNLDLFISHQLPFHDINEAMQLLHQGKALRCLLHL, encoded by the exons ATGGAAGATGTAAAAGTGGATCCTCCTCAAAGATTGGAAGTGAGAATTCGAATCCTCTTCACTTCCATCTGTCACACTGATCTCAGCGCATGGAAAGGCGAG AACGAGGCTCAGCGAGCATACCCTCGAATCCTTGGCCATGAGGCAGCAGG GATAGTGGAGAGCGTAGGGGAAGGTGTGGAAGAGATGATGGCAGGAGATCATGTGCTCCCTATTTTCACAGGAGAGTGTGGAGACTGCAGAGTGTGCAAGCGAGACGGAGCCAATCTGTGCGAGAGATTCCGAGTGGATCCGATGAAGAAGGTGATGGTAACCGATGGAAAGACCAGATTCTTCACCAGCAAAGACAACAAACCAATCTACCATTTTCTCAACACATCCACCTTCTCCGAGTACACGGTCATAGACTCGGCCTGCGTGCTCAAGGTGGACCCTCTGTTTCCTCTGGAGAAGATAAGCCTCCTCAGCTGCGGTGTCTCCACTG GAGTCGGTGCGGCGTGGAATGTGGCTGATATTCAACCTGCCTCCACCGTCGCTATTTTTGGACTTGGCGCTGTTGGACTTGCC GTGGCTGAAGGTGCAAGAGCCAGAGGAGCCTCTAAAATCATTGGGATCGACATCAACCCTGACAAGTTCCAACTAG GCAGAGAAGCAGGGATTAGTGAATTCATAAATCCAAAGGAGAGTGACAAGGCAGTTCATGAGAGAGTAATGGAGATAACAGAGGGAGGAGTGGAGTACAGCTTCGAGTGTGCAGGAAGTATAGAAGCACTTAGAGAAGCCTTTCTGTCTACAAACTCAGGAGTGGGAGTGACTGTCATGCTGGGCGTTCACGCAAGCCCACAGCTTCTCCCTATCCATCCCATGGAGCTCTTCCAAGGCAGATCCATCACCGCCTCTGTTTTCGGAGGCttcaaacccaaaacccaaTTACCCTTTTTCATCACCCAGTGCCTCCAAGGTCTTCTCAATCTCGATCTCTTCATCTCTCACCAGCTTCCCTTCCACGATATCAACGAAGCCATGCAGCTGCTTCACCAAGGCAAAGCTCTTCGTTGCCTTCTCCACCTCTAA
- a CDS encoding GroES-like zinc-binding alcohol dehydrogenase family protein (GroES-like zinc-binding dehydrogenase family protein; FUNCTIONS IN: oxidoreductase activity, zinc ion binding; INVOLVED IN: oxidation reduction; EXPRESSED IN: 17 plant structures; EXPRESSED DURING: 13 growth stages; CONTAINS InterPro DOMAIN/s: GroES-like (InterPro:IPR011032), Alcohol dehydrogenase GroES-like (InterPro:IPR013154), Alcohol dehydrogenase, zinc-containing, conserved site (InterPro:IPR002328), Alcohol dehydrogenase, C-terminal (InterPro:IPR013149), Alcohol dehydrogenase superfamily, zinc-containing (InterPro:IPR002085); BEST Arabidopsis thaliana protein match is: GroES-like zinc-binding dehydrogenase family protein (TAIR:AT1G32780.1); Has 32712 Blast hits to 32690 proteins in 3136 species: Archae - 724; Bacteria - 20870; Metazoa - 1276; Fungi - 2315; Plants - 4127; Viruses - 3; Other Eukaryotes - 3397 (source: NCBI BLink).), with protein sequence METQGKVITCKAAVAWGAGEPLVMEDVKVDPPQRLEVRIRILFTSICHTDLSAWKGENEAQRAYPRILGHEAAGIVESVGEGVEEMMAGDHVLPIFTGECGDCRVCKRDGANLCERFRVDPMKKVMVTDGKTRFFTSKDNKPIYHFLNTSTFSEYTVIDSACVLKVDPLFPLEKISLLSCGVSTGVGAAWNVADIQPASTVAIFGLGAVGLAVAEGARARGASKIIGIDINPDKFQLGREAGISEFINPKESDKAVHERVMEITEGGVEYSFECAGSIEALREAFLSTNSGVGVTVMLGVHASPQLLPIHPMELFQGRSITASVFGGFKPKTQLPFFITQCLQGLLNLDLFISHQLPFHDINEAMQLLHQGKALRCLLHL encoded by the exons ATGGAAACACAAGGCAAAGTAATCACTTGCAAAG CTGCTGTGGCATGGGGAGCTGGAGAGCCTCTAGTAATGGAAGATGTAAAAGTGGATCCTCCTCAAAGATTGGAAGTGAGAATTCGAATCCTCTTCACTTCCATCTGTCACACTGATCTCAGCGCATGGAAAGGCGAG AACGAGGCTCAGCGAGCATACCCTCGAATCCTTGGCCATGAGGCAGCAGG GATAGTGGAGAGCGTAGGGGAAGGTGTGGAAGAGATGATGGCAGGAGATCATGTGCTCCCTATTTTCACAGGAGAGTGTGGAGACTGCAGAGTGTGCAAGCGAGACGGAGCCAATCTGTGCGAGAGATTCCGAGTGGATCCGATGAAGAAGGTGATGGTAACCGATGGAAAGACCAGATTCTTCACCAGCAAAGACAACAAACCAATCTACCATTTTCTCAACACATCCACCTTCTCCGAGTACACGGTCATAGACTCGGCCTGCGTGCTCAAGGTGGACCCTCTGTTTCCTCTGGAGAAGATAAGCCTCCTCAGCTGCGGTGTCTCCACTG GAGTCGGTGCGGCGTGGAATGTGGCTGATATTCAACCTGCCTCCACCGTCGCTATTTTTGGACTTGGCGCTGTTGGACTTGCC GTGGCTGAAGGTGCAAGAGCCAGAGGAGCCTCTAAAATCATTGGGATCGACATCAACCCTGACAAGTTCCAACTAG GCAGAGAAGCAGGGATTAGTGAATTCATAAATCCAAAGGAGAGTGACAAGGCAGTTCATGAGAGAGTAATGGAGATAACAGAGGGAGGAGTGGAGTACAGCTTCGAGTGTGCAGGAAGTATAGAAGCACTTAGAGAAGCCTTTCTGTCTACAAACTCAGGAGTGGGAGTGACTGTCATGCTGGGCGTTCACGCAAGCCCACAGCTTCTCCCTATCCATCCCATGGAGCTCTTCCAAGGCAGATCCATCACCGCCTCTGTTTTCGGAGGCttcaaacccaaaacccaaTTACCCTTTTTCATCACCCAGTGCCTCCAAGGTCTTCTCAATCTCGATCTCTTCATCTCTCACCAGCTTCCCTTCCACGATATCAACGAAGCCATGCAGCTGCTTCACCAAGGCAAAGCTCTTCGTTGCCTTCTCCACCTCTAA
- a CDS encoding beta-carotene isomerase D27 (unknown protein; BEST Arabidopsis thaliana protein match is: unknown protein (TAIR:AT1G03055.1); Has 146 Blast hits to 146 proteins in 26 species: Archae - 0; Bacteria - 6; Metazoa - 0; Fungi - 0; Plants - 125; Viruses - 0; Other Eukaryotes - 15 (source: NCBI BLink).), translating to MAAIASLQAVNLTFRRRSTRCGIAEPSGEPAPMGLKTRYEDGLVERVFMGLFARKMDKFGSKKKKDTKEKGFWEYDYESFVEVSKRVMQGRSRVQQQEAVREVLLSMLPPGAPEQFRKLFPPTKWAAEFNAALTVPFFHWLVGPSQVIEVEVNGVKQRSGVRIKKCRYLENSGCVGMCVNMCKIPTQDFFTNEFGLPLTMNPNYEDMSCEMIYGQAPPAFEEDVATKQPCLADICSMSNPSSPICPKLEA from the exons ATGGCGGCTATTGCTAGTCTGCAAGCAGTTAATCTCACATTTAGGCGACGTAGCACTCGATGTGGAATTGCTGAGCCGAGCGGAGAGCCAGCTCCGATGGGGCTGAAGACTAGATACGAGGATGGGCTGGTGGAGAGAGTGTTCATGGGTCTCTTCGCGAGGAAGATGGACAAGTTCGggtcgaagaagaagaaggacacGAAGGAGAAGGGTTTTTGGGAGTACGATTACGAGAGCTTCGTGGAGGTGTCAAAGAGAGTGATGCAGGGACGGTCCAGAGTGCAGCAGCAAGAGGCCGTGAGGGAGGTTCTTCTCTCTATGCTGCCTCCTGGTGCTCCTGAACAGTTTAGGAAATTGTTCCCACCAACGAAATGGGCTGCAGAGTTCAATGCCGCTCTTACAGTGCCTTTCTTTCACTGGTTGGTTGGTCCATCTCAGGTCATAGAAGTGGAAGTGAATGGTGTGAAACAGAGAAGTGGAGTTCGTATCAAGAAATGCAG GTATCTGGAGAACAGTGGGTGTGTAGGAATGTGTGTGAATATGTGCAAGATTCCAACCCAAGATTTCTTCACCAATGAGTTTGGCCTCCCACTCACCATGAACCCAA ATTATGAAGACATGAGCTGCGAGATGATATACGGGCAAGCACCTCCGGCCTTTGAGGAGGATGTAGCCACCAAGCAACCTTGTCTAGCAGATATAT GTTCTATGTCGAATCCAAGCTCCCCAATCTGCCCTAAACTAGAGGCATGA